From a single Streptomyces sp. 1331.2 genomic region:
- a CDS encoding acyl carrier protein codes for MTTTTDNRARTAALVREVVGQILPGLSPEEITGDKHLKQLGADSVDRVEIILGLMDRLRVDEPMSSFSDLRDIDALIDFLVRAGGR; via the coding sequence ATGACCACAACGACCGACAACCGGGCTCGTACGGCCGCCCTCGTCCGCGAGGTGGTCGGCCAGATCCTTCCGGGCCTGAGCCCGGAGGAGATCACCGGTGACAAGCACCTGAAGCAGCTCGGGGCCGACTCGGTGGACCGGGTCGAGATCATCCTCGGCCTGATGGACCGACTCCGCGTGGACGAGCCGATGTCGAGCTTCAGCGACCTGCGCGACATCGACGCGCTGATCGACTTCCTCGTCCGGGCCGGGGGGCGCTGA
- a CDS encoding hydroxymethylglutaryl-CoA synthase family protein — protein MAVGIEALNVYTGIAQIPVATLFEGRGLDIERLDNLAMHNRSIGLPFEDPVTNAVNAAKPIIDALDPADRDAIEVLITSTESGLDLSKSVASYVHEYLGLSRNCRLLEVKQACYAATGAVQLAAGYLASAASPGAKALIIATDVALVDERAGYAEPATGHGAAAVLLGDRPTVLELDLGAFGLYSYETLDSARPTPEFDIADVDRSLFAYLDCLSGSFADYRSRVEGADFRSTFDQLAMHTPFSGLVRAGHRKLMRESGASAAEADADFGRRVRPSLTYPALVGNLCSGSVYLALASLLSTAPLTGSARVGLYSYGSGCSAEFFSGVVGDGSAAAVRAMDIGGALARRRELDFDEYARLLPENLRALVPVADREIDLDRWADYLPTDRPLLVHTRTKDYHRGYAWQGARP, from the coding sequence ATGGCCGTGGGAATCGAGGCACTCAACGTCTACACCGGTATCGCGCAGATCCCGGTGGCCACCCTGTTCGAGGGCCGCGGGCTGGACATCGAACGGCTGGACAACCTGGCCATGCACAACCGCTCGATCGGCCTGCCGTTCGAGGATCCGGTGACCAACGCGGTCAACGCGGCCAAGCCGATCATCGACGCGCTCGACCCGGCCGACCGGGACGCGATCGAGGTGCTGATCACCTCGACCGAGTCCGGCCTGGACCTCAGCAAGTCGGTGGCCTCCTACGTCCACGAGTACCTCGGGCTGAGCCGCAACTGCCGCCTCCTGGAGGTCAAACAGGCCTGCTACGCGGCGACCGGAGCCGTCCAGCTGGCCGCCGGCTATCTGGCCTCGGCCGCTTCACCGGGCGCCAAGGCGCTGATCATCGCCACCGACGTGGCGCTGGTCGACGAGCGGGCCGGCTACGCGGAGCCGGCCACCGGCCACGGCGCGGCCGCCGTCCTCCTCGGCGACCGGCCGACCGTGCTGGAGCTGGACCTCGGCGCCTTCGGGCTCTACAGCTACGAGACGCTGGACTCCGCCCGGCCCACCCCCGAGTTCGACATCGCCGACGTCGACCGCTCGCTGTTCGCCTACCTGGACTGCCTGAGCGGGAGTTTCGCCGACTACCGCAGCCGGGTCGAGGGCGCCGACTTCCGCTCGACCTTCGACCAGCTCGCGATGCACACGCCGTTCAGCGGTCTGGTCCGCGCCGGGCACCGCAAGCTGATGCGGGAGTCGGGCGCCTCGGCCGCGGAGGCGGACGCGGACTTCGGCCGCCGGGTGCGCCCGTCCCTGACCTACCCCGCGCTGGTCGGCAACCTGTGCTCGGGCTCGGTCTACCTGGCCCTGGCGAGCCTGCTGTCCACCGCGCCGCTCACCGGCTCCGCCCGGGTCGGCCTGTACTCCTACGGCTCCGGCTGCTCGGCCGAGTTCTTCAGCGGGGTGGTCGGCGATGGCTCGGCGGCGGCCGTCCGGGCGATGGACATCGGCGGTGCGCTGGCCCGGCGGCGGGAGCTCGACTTCGACGAGTACGCCCGACTGCTGCCGGAGAACCTGCGCGCCCTCGTACCGGTCGCCGACCGGGAGATCGACCTCGACCGCTGGGCCGACTACCTGCCGACCGATCGGCCCCTGCTGGTGCACACCCGGACCAAGGACTACCACCGCGGCTACGCGTGGCAGGGAGCGCGGCCGTGA
- a CDS encoding phosphopantetheine-binding protein gives MTDDRVLTAIRRSVTEVLPELDPRLVTEDVSLTDLGANSIDRIDVVTMTMDELGISLSVIEFQDVHDIGSLARLLREHVR, from the coding sequence ATGACCGACGACAGGGTGCTGACCGCGATCCGGCGCAGCGTCACGGAGGTGCTGCCGGAGCTCGACCCCAGGCTGGTCACCGAGGACGTCTCGCTGACCGATCTCGGCGCCAACAGCATCGACCGGATCGACGTGGTCACGATGACCATGGACGAGCTGGGCATCAGCCTGTCCGTGATCGAGTTCCAGGACGTCCACGACATCGGCTCGCTGGCCCGTCTGCTGCGCGAGCACGTCCGGTGA
- a CDS encoding beta-ketoacyl synthase N-terminal-like domain-containing protein — MTDVVVTGAGVLCATAPDTEAFARALRAGASGIGARAVDGAHSELRPRLSADLAGFDLRTVVADADQPLRRSALRIAGRSPLSVQASVTVALEAWGRAGLPGAAVPGDRIGLVVAGHNLGGRYAEEVRPRYTTSPVHLPARYPLQFMDTDHVGTVSQLLGITGEGYTVGGASASGNVAIINAARLVETGAVDLCLVVGALTDLSDMERQAFYNLGAMAGTRGRPPQASSRPFDADREGFVPGQGAACLVLESAASARARAAEVWARLAGYALRLDGNGLADPSLAGEAEVMARAIRHAGLTPDRIDYVNAHGTGSALGDEVELTALRTVFGSGPGQPWVNSTKGLVGHCLCAAGVVEAVASLLQMRDGFVHPNANLARPLDAGVRLVGERAQSASIGHAMSNGFGFGGFSTSVVFGAPDRG, encoded by the coding sequence GTGACCGATGTCGTCGTCACCGGGGCCGGGGTGCTCTGCGCCACGGCCCCGGACACCGAGGCGTTCGCCCGGGCGCTGCGCGCCGGTGCGTCCGGCATCGGGGCGCGCGCGGTCGACGGCGCCCACTCCGAGCTGCGCCCGCGGCTCAGCGCCGACCTGGCCGGCTTCGACCTGCGGACGGTCGTGGCCGACGCCGACCAGCCGCTGCGCCGCTCGGCGCTGCGGATCGCCGGCCGCTCGCCGTTGTCGGTCCAGGCGTCGGTGACGGTGGCGCTGGAGGCGTGGGGCCGGGCCGGTCTGCCCGGGGCCGCGGTGCCCGGCGACCGGATCGGGCTGGTCGTGGCCGGCCACAACCTGGGCGGCCGCTACGCCGAGGAGGTGCGGCCGCGCTACACCACCAGCCCGGTCCACCTGCCGGCCCGCTACCCGCTCCAGTTCATGGACACGGACCACGTGGGCACGGTCAGCCAGCTGCTCGGCATCACCGGTGAGGGCTACACCGTCGGCGGGGCGTCGGCCAGCGGCAACGTCGCGATCATCAACGCGGCCCGGCTGGTCGAGACCGGCGCGGTGGACCTCTGCCTGGTGGTGGGGGCGCTCACGGACCTGTCCGACATGGAACGCCAGGCGTTCTACAACCTCGGCGCGATGGCCGGGACGCGGGGCAGGCCCCCGCAGGCCTCCAGCCGGCCGTTCGACGCCGACCGGGAGGGCTTCGTGCCGGGCCAGGGCGCGGCCTGTCTGGTCCTGGAGTCGGCCGCCTCGGCGCGCGCCCGCGCGGCCGAGGTCTGGGCCCGGCTGGCGGGCTACGCGCTGCGGTTGGACGGGAACGGCCTCGCCGACCCCAGCCTGGCCGGCGAGGCCGAGGTGATGGCCCGGGCGATCCGGCACGCCGGGCTCACCCCGGACCGGATCGACTACGTCAACGCGCACGGCACCGGCTCGGCGCTGGGCGACGAGGTGGAGCTGACGGCGCTGCGCACCGTCTTCGGGTCGGGTCCCGGGCAGCCGTGGGTCAACTCCACCAAGGGCCTGGTCGGCCACTGCCTGTGCGCGGCCGGCGTGGTCGAGGCGGTGGCGAGCCTGCTGCAGATGCGGGACGGTTTCGTCCACCCCAACGCCAACCTGGCCCGGCCGCTCGACGCCGGCGTCCGGCTGGTGGGAGAGCGGGCGCAGAGCGCGTCGATCGGCCATGCGATGTCCAACGGCTTCGGTTTCGGCGGCTTCAGCACCAGCGTGGTGTTCGGGGCGCCGGACCGCGGGTGA
- a CDS encoding thioesterase II family protein, with translation MNSAVASAWLPGGAGAAGEGAAVRLFCFAHAGGGASAYRPWRAAAPPGVEVRPVVLPGRESRVRELPFRRVEQLLDPLCEALEPFLDRPYAFFGHSLGSLLAYEVARRFSAGPGRGPELLVVSGRRAPRLPTDRRLFSTLPDAEFLAAMAGLGGTPPEVLGEPQLLNLMLPTLRADFELNETYRPLAGPRLRCPIAAYMGADDPEVSAPELLAWSGETTGEFTMRVLSGGHFYLKDEPDDVLGAVRQDLARVLDRDHTQPRLAA, from the coding sequence ATGAACTCAGCAGTCGCGTCGGCCTGGCTGCCCGGCGGTGCCGGGGCGGCGGGTGAGGGGGCGGCCGTCCGGCTGTTCTGCTTCGCGCACGCGGGCGGCGGCGCCTCCGCCTACCGGCCGTGGCGCGCGGCGGCGCCGCCCGGAGTCGAGGTCCGCCCGGTGGTCCTGCCGGGGCGGGAGTCGCGGGTGCGGGAGCTGCCGTTCCGCCGGGTCGAACAGCTGCTGGATCCGCTCTGCGAGGCGCTGGAGCCCTTCCTGGACCGACCGTACGCCTTCTTCGGGCACAGCCTCGGTTCGCTCCTGGCCTACGAGGTGGCCCGCCGGTTCTCGGCCGGCCCGGGCCGCGGCCCGGAGCTGTTGGTGGTCTCCGGGAGACGGGCCCCTCGGCTGCCCACCGACCGGCGGCTCTTCTCCACCCTCCCGGACGCCGAATTCCTGGCCGCCATGGCCGGGTTGGGCGGCACGCCGCCCGAAGTGCTCGGCGAGCCGCAGCTGCTGAACCTGATGCTGCCGACCCTGCGCGCCGACTTCGAGTTGAACGAGACCTACCGGCCGCTGGCCGGGCCCCGGCTGCGCTGCCCGATCGCCGCGTACATGGGCGCCGACGACCCCGAGGTGAGCGCACCCGAACTGCTGGCCTGGAGCGGGGAGACCACGGGCGAGTTCACCATGCGGGTGCTGTCCGGCGGCCACTTCTACCTCAAGGACGAACCCGACGACGTGCTCGGCGCCGTCCGGCAGGATCTCGCCCGGGTGCTGGACCGGGATCACACCCAGCCGCGGCTGGCGGCGTAG
- a CDS encoding helix-turn-helix transcriptional regulator, which yields MEELDDPRRLADAYNLLIGQPGLGLEDFAERLGCPPEAARAILSRLGDLGLLSRYGAGNDALVALGPLTAMRQLLVRERDILRQRQEFLEESVSTYSTILSAYGTGPATADAQERTELLPDASAVFARLLELTAAARSEVLTFDSAPAPSGAAPAVGRALGLDPLDPGTRVRTVYPEAVLFDEDWLGRARAAAGAGAEVRLVPDLPLSMTLVDGHTAVLTHDPSGTGGGLIVRQPAVLLALTSLFETRWQQGRRLESTRREDGRTPAELAVLRALATGAKDDAVARQLGTSVRTVRRIVHALMEQAGTGSRFEFGAYAASRGWV from the coding sequence GTGGAGGAACTCGATGACCCTCGAAGACTCGCGGACGCCTACAACCTGCTGATCGGCCAACCCGGGCTCGGCCTGGAGGATTTCGCGGAAAGGCTCGGCTGCCCGCCCGAGGCGGCACGGGCCATTCTCAGCCGGCTCGGCGACCTCGGCCTGTTGTCTCGCTACGGCGCCGGAAACGACGCCCTGGTCGCCCTCGGCCCGCTCACCGCAATGCGGCAACTGCTCGTACGGGAACGGGATATTCTGCGCCAACGGCAGGAATTCCTGGAGGAGTCGGTCAGCACCTACTCCACCATCCTGTCCGCTTACGGAACCGGACCGGCCACCGCGGACGCCCAGGAGCGCACCGAGCTGCTTCCGGACGCGTCCGCCGTGTTCGCGCGGTTGTTGGAACTGACCGCGGCCGCCCGGAGCGAGGTGCTCACCTTCGACTCCGCGCCGGCCCCCTCGGGAGCCGCGCCCGCGGTCGGCCGCGCCCTCGGCCTCGACCCGCTCGACCCTGGGACACGGGTGCGGACGGTGTACCCGGAGGCGGTCCTCTTCGACGAGGATTGGCTGGGCCGTGCCCGGGCCGCCGCCGGGGCCGGGGCGGAGGTCCGACTGGTGCCGGACCTCCCGTTGAGCATGACCCTTGTCGACGGGCACACCGCCGTGCTGACGCACGACCCGTCCGGCACGGGCGGCGGTCTGATCGTCCGACAGCCCGCCGTGCTGCTGGCGCTGACCTCTCTGTTCGAGACGCGCTGGCAGCAGGGCCGGCGGCTGGAGTCGACCCGGCGGGAGGACGGCCGGACCCCGGCGGAGCTGGCGGTCCTGCGCGCACTCGCGACCGGCGCCAAGGACGACGCGGTTGCCCGTCAACTGGGCACCTCGGTACGGACGGTGCGCCGGATCGTGCACGCGCTGATGGAACAGGCGGGCACCGGCTCGCGGTTCGAGTTCGGCGCCTACGCCGCCAGCCGCGGCTGGGTGTGA
- a CDS encoding helix-turn-helix domain-containing protein — protein sequence MLGLDERTEAVYRVMLTNHRWGVAQLAHQLEMSEEELRAALDRLSSLKLLIDSSTQGEVAPVNPVIGLQSLLRREEDALHRRQHEFERCRMAANAVLDEYSSLFTDGSRQPAEQLIGIDAIQARIEDLAAQATFECLTLNPGGAQSATSLEASRPLDQAVISRGVMMRTVYLDSVRNDSVTAEYAGWLTDLGGQVRTAPALPVRMLVIDRRVALVPVDPQNTRKGAVQLTGAGVVAALVSLFEYVWESATLFGVCPERDERGLIPQEQELLRLLADGLTDAAASTRLGLSLRTVRRMMADLMERLDARSRFAAGLQAGRRGWL from the coding sequence ATGTTGGGTCTCGATGAACGCACCGAGGCCGTCTACCGGGTCATGTTGACCAACCACCGCTGGGGCGTGGCGCAGCTGGCGCACCAGCTGGAGATGTCGGAGGAGGAGCTCCGGGCGGCCCTGGATCGACTGTCCTCCCTCAAGCTGCTGATCGACTCGTCGACCCAGGGGGAAGTGGCCCCGGTGAACCCGGTGATCGGCCTGCAGTCCCTGCTCCGCCGGGAAGAGGACGCGCTCCACCGAAGACAGCACGAGTTCGAGCGGTGCAGAATGGCCGCCAACGCGGTGCTGGACGAGTACAGCAGCCTCTTCACCGACGGCAGTAGGCAGCCGGCCGAGCAGTTGATCGGCATCGACGCCATCCAGGCCCGGATCGAGGACCTGGCGGCCCAGGCGACCTTCGAGTGCCTCACCCTCAACCCCGGCGGCGCGCAGTCGGCGACCAGCCTGGAGGCGAGCCGGCCCCTGGACCAGGCCGTGATCTCACGCGGCGTCATGATGCGTACCGTGTACCTCGACAGCGTCCGGAACGACTCGGTCACCGCCGAATACGCGGGCTGGCTGACCGACCTCGGCGGCCAGGTGCGCACCGCGCCGGCCCTGCCCGTACGGATGCTCGTCATCGACCGCCGGGTGGCCTTGGTGCCGGTCGACCCACAGAACACCCGCAAGGGCGCCGTCCAGCTCACCGGAGCCGGTGTGGTGGCCGCCCTGGTCTCGCTCTTCGAGTACGTCTGGGAGAGTGCCACCTTGTTCGGCGTCTGCCCGGAGCGCGACGAGCGCGGCCTGATCCCGCAGGAACAGGAGCTGCTCCGCCTGCTCGCCGACGGCCTCACCGACGCCGCCGCCAGCACCCGGCTCGGGCTCTCGCTTCGCACGGTGCGCCGGATGATGGCCGATCTGATGGAGCGGCTCGACGCCCGCAGCCGGTTCGCGGCCGGCCTGCAGGCCGGCCGGCGCGGCTGGCTCTGA
- a CDS encoding FtsX-like permease family protein produces MNGFRLLLPIAAVSMRRRWPAFVGSFVALALGVAVMSAAGLLLNTTMGEDSLPGAPSLHKLVGFMAAMAGFVSVFVVSSTFAFAVAQRRQETAMLRAVGATPRQVRALVLGEALVVALAAAVSGCAIGLLVAPAIAAWLVDQGAAPSGFHAEPAPLPLLFAASGGLVVALLGAYAASRRAGRVRPVEALNEVAVDKKVMPVARWVAAVLFLGVFGYTLWTFIAMPASMLADPQSRDPETTPQWALLFDVMAVLAIVLIAPVLVPPLVRLFTVLVPLLPGAAGLIARQNALAAIRRTVSTATPVFLVIGLAGSVVGGTVAFADAMAAQGRAALKAGYVIEPSDGRGVPAEALRALAALPDARLTTATTVRFDGLATPDQQPAPGRPNDLPIPEDGLAVDGDLRTAWNLSTEGGSLEDLHGRTVAVSDDMARVFGWHVGDTLNARLADGTQVQLRLVARVRHLLPHLPEIVVPREAVPGPSTATGPSAVSVAYLGTGASPEQVTAALGGSAARATTGAQWIGAHNDRTTKNGWIAMLAILGPALLYALIAIVNTMMMSTGDRLRDFATLRLTGGTRRQVLRVVAVETLLVVATAAALGLVVTLLTQYATVLLIGNRILDPAQSAAFDLPWGALAGATAVCLVLAMVSSLVPARLALRIRPLDLASGRQ; encoded by the coding sequence ATGAACGGCTTCCGGCTCCTGCTGCCGATCGCCGCCGTCTCGATGCGGCGGCGGTGGCCGGCCTTCGTCGGCTCCTTCGTCGCGCTCGCCCTCGGCGTCGCGGTGATGTCCGCCGCCGGCCTGCTGCTGAACACCACCATGGGCGAGGACTCGCTGCCCGGCGCGCCCTCGCTGCACAAGCTGGTGGGCTTCATGGCCGCGATGGCCGGCTTCGTCTCGGTGTTCGTGGTCTCCTCGACCTTCGCCTTCGCCGTCGCCCAGCGCCGCCAGGAGACGGCGATGCTGCGCGCCGTCGGCGCGACCCCGCGGCAGGTGCGCGCGCTGGTCCTCGGCGAGGCCCTGGTGGTGGCGCTGGCCGCCGCGGTCTCGGGCTGCGCGATCGGCCTGCTGGTCGCCCCGGCGATCGCCGCCTGGCTGGTCGACCAGGGCGCCGCGCCGAGCGGCTTCCACGCCGAGCCCGCCCCGCTGCCACTGCTGTTCGCCGCCTCGGGCGGCCTGGTGGTCGCCCTGCTCGGCGCCTACGCGGCCTCCCGCCGAGCGGGCCGGGTGCGGCCGGTGGAGGCGCTCAACGAGGTCGCCGTCGACAAGAAGGTGATGCCGGTCGCCCGTTGGGTGGCCGCGGTCCTCTTCCTCGGCGTCTTCGGCTACACCCTGTGGACCTTCATCGCGATGCCCGCGTCGATGCTGGCCGACCCGCAGTCCCGCGACCCGGAGACCACCCCGCAGTGGGCCCTGCTCTTCGACGTGATGGCGGTGCTCGCCATCGTGCTGATCGCCCCGGTGCTGGTGCCGCCGCTGGTGCGGCTGTTCACCGTGCTCGTCCCGCTGCTGCCCGGCGCCGCCGGGCTGATCGCCCGGCAGAACGCCCTCGCCGCGATCCGCCGCACCGTCTCCACGGCCACCCCGGTGTTCCTGGTGATCGGCCTGGCCGGCTCGGTGGTCGGCGGCACGGTGGCCTTCGCCGACGCGATGGCCGCTCAGGGCCGCGCCGCCCTCAAGGCCGGGTACGTGATCGAGCCCTCCGACGGCCGCGGCGTGCCCGCCGAGGCCCTGCGCGCCCTGGCCGCCCTGCCCGACGCCCGGCTGACCACGGCGACGACCGTACGGTTCGACGGACTGGCCACCCCGGACCAGCAGCCCGCCCCCGGCCGCCCGAACGACCTGCCGATCCCGGAGGACGGCCTGGCCGTCGACGGCGACCTGCGGACGGCCTGGAACCTCAGCACCGAGGGCGGCTCCCTGGAAGACCTGCACGGCCGGACGGTCGCCGTCTCCGACGACATGGCGCGGGTCTTCGGCTGGCACGTCGGCGACACCCTGAACGCCCGGCTCGCGGACGGCACCCAGGTGCAACTGCGGCTGGTCGCCCGGGTCCGCCACCTGCTGCCGCACCTGCCGGAGATCGTCGTCCCGCGCGAGGCCGTTCCCGGCCCGAGCACCGCCACCGGCCCGAGCGCCGTGTCGGTCGCCTACCTGGGCACCGGGGCGAGCCCCGAGCAGGTCACGGCCGCGCTGGGCGGCAGCGCGGCCCGGGCCACCACCGGCGCGCAGTGGATCGGGGCGCACAACGACCGGACCACGAAGAACGGCTGGATCGCGATGCTGGCGATCCTCGGCCCGGCCCTGCTCTACGCGCTGATCGCGATCGTCAACACGATGATGATGTCCACCGGGGACCGGCTGCGGGACTTCGCCACCCTGCGCCTGACCGGCGGCACCCGCCGCCAGGTCCTGCGGGTGGTCGCGGTCGAGACCCTGCTGGTGGTCGCCACCGCGGCGGCCCTCGGCCTGGTCGTCACCCTGCTGACCCAGTACGCGACCGTCCTGCTGATCGGGAACCGCATCCTCGACCCGGCGCAGTCCGCCGCCTTCGACCTGCCCTGGGGAGCGCTGGCCGGAGCCACCGCGGTCTGCCTGGTCCTCGCCATGGTCTCCAGCCTGGTCCCGGCCCGGCTGGCGCTGCGGATCCGCCCGCTCGACCTCGCGAGCGGCCGGCAGTAA
- a CDS encoding ABC transporter ATP-binding protein translates to MNDNDVVRLEQVTRSYGSGPNTVTALDSVTVGFARGSFTAVMGPSGSGKSTLLQCAAGLDLPDSGSVVVDGVDLGGLDETALTRLRRERLGFVFQAFNLLGALTAEQNVGLPLRLAGRRPDPARVRAALAQVGLGERTGHLPSQMSGGQQQRVAIARALISAPRVLFADEPTGALDSSSSREVLTLLRSLVDEQGQSTIMVTHDPVAASYADTVLFLADGRVVDQLVEPDPQTVAGRMAALEDARAGATARTAQSTRTAQSTRSAEAARTDGGSR, encoded by the coding sequence ATGAATGACAACGATGTAGTACGCCTGGAACAGGTCACCCGTTCCTACGGATCCGGCCCGAACACCGTCACTGCCCTGGACTCGGTCACCGTCGGGTTCGCCCGCGGCAGCTTCACCGCAGTGATGGGCCCCTCCGGCTCCGGCAAGAGCACCCTGCTCCAGTGCGCCGCCGGGCTCGACCTCCCCGACTCCGGCAGCGTCGTCGTCGACGGCGTCGACCTCGGCGGCCTCGACGAGACCGCCCTGACCCGACTGCGCCGCGAGCGCCTGGGCTTCGTGTTCCAGGCCTTCAACCTGCTCGGCGCCCTGACCGCCGAGCAGAACGTCGGCCTGCCCCTGCGGCTGGCCGGCCGCAGACCCGACCCGGCCCGGGTCCGGGCCGCGCTGGCCCAGGTGGGCCTGGGCGAGCGGACCGGCCACCTGCCCTCGCAGATGTCCGGCGGCCAGCAGCAGCGGGTGGCGATCGCCCGGGCGCTGATCTCCGCCCCCCGGGTGCTCTTCGCGGACGAGCCCACCGGCGCCCTGGACAGCTCCAGCAGCCGCGAGGTGCTGACCCTGCTGCGCTCCCTGGTGGACGAGCAGGGCCAGAGCACCATCATGGTCACCCACGACCCGGTGGCCGCCTCCTACGCCGACACCGTCCTCTTCCTCGCCGACGGCCGGGTGGTCGACCAACTGGTCGAGCCCGACCCGCAGACCGTTGCCGGCCGGATGGCCGCACTGGAGGACGCCCGCGCGGGAGCCACCGCCCGTACGGCGCAGAGCACCCGCACAGCGCAGAGCACCCGCTCCGCGGAAGCCGCCCGCACGGACGGCGGCTCCCGATGA
- a CDS encoding ABC transporter permease subunit, translating into MVTRIGALALADFRERRRRPGYLVVLLGTLALGLLAAPVGDSRWQVFQVTDLHGRYTSGYVGTVTALGGAVWLSLAGFGIARGAIARDEQGGVGQLLAATPLGRTAYLAGKFVSNLLLFGSMLLALAGTALAVQLVKGDSGRVDVVRLLLPYVLITLPLLAAVAGCAVLFDTVPGLRGGAGTMVWFAVWLVLVLGAQTGGGLDLLGMRRITASIRETLAAGGHPVDGVEFGVGLTADDRVLGTFDWPGLGPGEAGGPAATGLLSATAAVGIATLGALWFRRFDGAEHRPGVTGVRPGGRARGAGRTEPGATTPEAGAAVPAGLTGPAGFDLDRARLTPAHRGGTVLAALTGELRILLQGQRWWWAGAAVFAASALSVAPDGPSHAVLPFAMLWPVLLWSRMGHRTGGGSVDELLGACPSPLRRGLAALLAGVIPALAVVAGSVVRLVGAGEPRAAAGALAGALLIPALAMLCGTVTRGPRLFQTVYPLLWYGMINHVGGLDFLGVTGGRAPAPAAVAGLAAALAVAALTVDAIRHATR; encoded by the coding sequence ATGGTGACGCGCATCGGGGCGCTCGCCCTGGCCGACTTCCGGGAGCGCCGGCGGCGGCCCGGCTACCTGGTCGTGCTGCTGGGCACGCTCGCCCTCGGGCTGCTGGCCGCGCCGGTCGGCGACTCCCGCTGGCAGGTGTTCCAGGTGACCGACCTGCACGGCCGCTACACCAGCGGGTACGTGGGGACGGTGACGGCGCTCGGCGGCGCGGTCTGGCTCTCGCTGGCGGGCTTCGGCATCGCGCGCGGGGCGATCGCCCGGGACGAGCAGGGCGGCGTCGGCCAGCTGCTCGCCGCCACGCCGCTCGGCCGGACGGCCTACCTGGCGGGCAAGTTCGTCAGCAACCTGCTGCTGTTCGGCTCGATGCTGCTCGCGCTGGCCGGGACGGCGCTCGCGGTGCAGCTGGTCAAGGGCGACTCGGGCCGGGTGGACGTGGTGCGGCTGCTGCTGCCGTACGTCCTGATCACGCTGCCGCTGCTGGCGGCGGTGGCCGGCTGCGCGGTGCTCTTCGACACCGTGCCCGGGTTGCGCGGCGGGGCGGGCACGATGGTCTGGTTCGCGGTCTGGCTGGTGCTGGTGCTGGGCGCGCAGACGGGCGGCGGGCTCGACCTGCTGGGCATGCGGCGGATCACGGCGTCGATCCGGGAGACGCTCGCGGCGGGCGGGCACCCGGTGGACGGCGTGGAGTTCGGGGTCGGGCTGACGGCGGACGACCGGGTGCTCGGCACCTTCGACTGGCCGGGCCTGGGGCCGGGCGAGGCGGGCGGGCCGGCCGCGACGGGGCTGCTGTCGGCCACGGCGGCGGTCGGGATCGCGACGCTCGGGGCGCTCTGGTTCCGGCGCTTCGACGGGGCGGAGCACCGCCCGGGCGTGACGGGGGTACGCCCGGGCGGACGGGCCCGCGGGGCCGGGCGCACGGAGCCCGGCGCGACGACGCCGGAGGCCGGGGCGGCCGTACCTGCCGGGCTTACCGGACCTGCCGGCTTCGACCTGGACCGGGCCCGGCTGACCCCGGCCCACCGGGGCGGCACGGTGCTCGCCGCGCTCACCGGTGAGCTGCGGATCCTGCTCCAGGGGCAGCGGTGGTGGTGGGCCGGGGCCGCCGTGTTCGCGGCGTCGGCGCTGAGCGTCGCACCGGACGGGCCGAGCCACGCGGTGCTGCCGTTCGCGATGCTCTGGCCGGTGCTGCTCTGGTCCCGGATGGGCCACCGAACCGGCGGCGGAAGCGTCGACGAACTGCTCGGCGCCTGCCCCTCCCCGCTGCGCCGGGGGCTGGCGGCCCTGCTCGCCGGGGTGATCCCGGCGCTGGCGGTGGTGGCCGGGTCGGTGGTCCGGCTGGTCGGCGCCGGGGAGCCCCGGGCGGCGGCGGGCGCCCTGGCCGGGGCGCTGCTGATCCCCGCCCTGGCCATGCTCTGCGGCACCGTCACGCGCGGTCCCCGACTGTTCCAGACCGTCTACCCGTTGCTCTGGTACGGGATGATCAACCACGTCGGCGGGCTGGACTTCCTAGGGGTCACCGGGGGCCGCGCCCCGGCCCCGGCGGCGGTCGCCGGCCTCGCCGCCGCCCTGGCCGTGGCCGCCCTCACCGTGGACGCGATACGCCACGCCACCCGCTGA